A section of the Acidobacterium capsulatum ATCC 51196 genome encodes:
- a CDS encoding PadR family transcriptional regulator, translated as MRKQTDQLQGTLDLLVLKTLERGPMHGWGITVHIERVSDAMLRVEEGSLYPALHRMEKEGWIAASWGQSENNRRARFYRLTPRGRRQLEVERENWERVTGAVALIVNFSGNAI; from the coding sequence GTGCGGAAGCAAACTGACCAATTGCAGGGAACGCTCGATCTGCTCGTGTTGAAGACCTTGGAGCGCGGTCCGATGCATGGCTGGGGAATTACCGTGCACATTGAGCGGGTTTCTGATGCCATGCTGCGCGTGGAAGAAGGCTCGCTCTACCCGGCATTGCACCGCATGGAGAAGGAGGGTTGGATCGCGGCCTCATGGGGGCAGAGCGAGAATAACCGTCGGGCACGCTTTTACCGGCTTACACCGCGTGGGCGCCGTCAACTTGAGGTTGAGCGCGAGAATTGGGAGCGAGTCACTGGTGCAGTGGCGCTGATTGTCAATTTCAGCGGCAATGCGATTTAA
- a CDS encoding Uma2 family endonuclease: MKRILELPEDKNISVVIRPALSNPEFEELCAANPGLDLERTRDGAILVNTLASCAASDANSEINAQLRVWWWTHSRGKVFGSSTGVWLPDGSSMSPDAAYATEEQLSALTAVDLFQFLKFAPAFVVELSPSAKRLAETREKMERWIGNGALLGWLIDPQSESVTIYEHDQPAHTETGPSLRGTGPVDGFVLSLDRVWAANRMKH; encoded by the coding sequence ATGAAGAGAATTCTCGAACTTCCGGAGGACAAGAACATCTCCGTTGTCATCCGGCCAGCTCTCTCCAATCCGGAGTTCGAGGAGTTGTGCGCAGCGAATCCCGGCCTGGACCTTGAACGCACCAGGGACGGAGCAATCCTCGTGAACACACTTGCGAGTTGTGCTGCCAGCGATGCAAACTCGGAGATCAATGCGCAGCTGCGAGTCTGGTGGTGGACTCATTCGAGAGGAAAAGTCTTCGGCTCCTCAACAGGTGTGTGGCTTCCGGATGGTTCCTCCATGAGCCCGGATGCAGCCTATGCCACCGAGGAACAGCTCTCCGCCCTCACGGCAGTAGATCTGTTCCAGTTTCTGAAGTTCGCACCTGCTTTTGTCGTTGAGCTTAGCCCTTCAGCGAAGCGGCTGGCCGAGACAAGGGAGAAGATGGAGCGCTGGATTGGAAATGGCGCGCTACTTGGATGGTTGATTGACCCGCAAAGCGAATCTGTAACGATCTACGAGCACGACCAGCCGGCGCACACGGAGACAGGCCCATCTCTTCGCGGGACCGGTCCTGTCGACGGATTTGTGCTTAGCTTGGACCGGGTTTGGGCCGCCAATAGAATGAAGCACTAA
- a CDS encoding ABC transporter permease — protein sequence MSVLAAFRCWCNAIFRRSGVHDAVEEEFRFHIDAYVEDLVRQGMTPAEAERKAFIELGHPGNQKEKYRYAIGLGLFDEIGADIRYGLRSLFRNPGFSSIAILSLALGIGATTAMFSVIYAVLLHPFPYADSSRIMNPVVVNELHPDIPTWFALTKSQFRTMGHANCIASLLGFRNANAEITGNPLPQGVSAIYLSSNASSFFGVQPLLGRFLEPSDAKRGGRPVVALNYRFWKLYYQGDSSIIGHTLELNHAKYTIVGVMPRTFEFNDTLGIGDVYLSHSLLRGSPYTPWIKIKPDVSHAAANAELNAIVHQFAKVTPAHFPKEFRVQLQPIAVPYRQNIGRSLYLLLAGVLFVLLIGCANCSLLLLARGSSRQHELAVRKALGASRWRIVRQLMVEALVISFAGAALGTVASWWLARLPLQLSPNSFPAESVIRINLPVLAFSVGSAIACGLLFGLVPALRLSGPQVRPSLQTSNRRLAGHSRNRIMKTLITTQTALTLLLMATGATTIGAFLRIARTPLGFNPVHVLNVGVMTHWRDPIEWKSVQSRVSRAEYFERIRRRMAAVPGVISVAISTDDHPPFGGRQMKVELLGRGSEEEQRARIQTVGPDFFSTLRIPLLRGQIWDQSENLRGDGVAIINQAFARRYAAGANLVGLRIRIPNLAFSGPLVGTSPSSTGWRTVIGVVGDIPNDGLGQAVLPSVYVPYTTFLPPYAQFDIRTQGDPLSYMHALRAAVASVASNQQLSPGASTLETALKQDPEWSRQRLFSILFGVFAGMALLLALVGLFSVVSYGVAQRTTEFGVRMALGASKAHILWVAARSAVLSAGCGMVCGFVLDLLLRKALSQWMGSGHGSTTVVFAVMFLLAVCTTAACLISARRATSIHPVEALRCE from the coding sequence ATGAGTGTCCTCGCAGCCTTCCGTTGCTGGTGCAACGCCATCTTCAGGCGTTCCGGCGTTCACGACGCAGTGGAGGAGGAGTTCAGGTTTCATATAGACGCTTACGTTGAAGATCTTGTTCGACAAGGGATGACACCCGCAGAGGCGGAGCGCAAAGCTTTCATTGAACTTGGCCATCCCGGGAATCAGAAAGAGAAATACCGCTACGCCATCGGGCTTGGTCTCTTCGATGAAATTGGCGCGGACATCCGATACGGTTTACGTTCCCTCTTCAGAAATCCTGGCTTTTCATCCATAGCAATTCTCTCTTTGGCGCTCGGCATTGGCGCGACCACCGCTATGTTCAGTGTGATCTATGCCGTTCTCCTGCATCCGTTTCCGTACGCTGATTCCTCTCGCATCATGAACCCGGTCGTCGTCAATGAGCTGCATCCTGACATTCCAACGTGGTTTGCTTTAACGAAATCACAATTTCGGACGATGGGCCATGCAAATTGCATCGCGAGTCTCCTTGGTTTTCGTAACGCGAACGCCGAGATTACCGGCAACCCGCTGCCGCAGGGAGTGAGCGCGATCTATTTGAGCAGCAATGCATCCTCGTTCTTTGGCGTTCAGCCACTGTTAGGCCGATTCCTTGAGCCGTCTGATGCAAAGCGGGGAGGGCGTCCAGTCGTTGCTCTGAATTACCGCTTTTGGAAACTTTACTATCAGGGCGACAGCTCAATCATTGGCCATACGCTTGAGTTAAACCATGCCAAGTACACCATTGTTGGTGTCATGCCCAGGACCTTCGAATTTAATGACACGCTCGGAATCGGTGACGTTTATCTTTCGCATAGCTTGTTGCGCGGCTCGCCGTACACACCCTGGATCAAGATCAAGCCTGATGTAAGCCATGCAGCGGCGAATGCGGAGTTGAACGCCATTGTGCATCAGTTTGCGAAGGTGACACCGGCTCATTTTCCTAAAGAGTTTCGTGTGCAATTGCAACCGATCGCGGTTCCATACCGGCAAAATATTGGCCGATCACTCTATCTTCTGCTCGCCGGTGTGCTCTTCGTGTTGCTGATAGGGTGCGCTAACTGTTCTCTTCTGCTCCTGGCTCGGGGCTCATCTCGCCAGCATGAACTTGCTGTGCGCAAAGCACTTGGCGCGAGCCGGTGGCGGATCGTGCGTCAACTCATGGTGGAAGCTCTGGTGATTTCATTTGCCGGCGCGGCTCTTGGCACCGTTGCATCCTGGTGGCTTGCCAGGCTACCTCTGCAACTTTCTCCCAATTCCTTTCCAGCAGAATCTGTGATCAGGATTAACCTTCCGGTGCTCGCATTCTCAGTCGGCTCTGCTATTGCATGCGGCCTCCTTTTTGGGCTTGTTCCAGCTTTGCGTCTTTCCGGTCCGCAAGTCAGACCCTCGCTTCAGACGTCTAATCGCCGTCTCGCCGGTCATTCACGCAATCGCATAATGAAGACTCTGATTACCACCCAGACAGCCCTGACTTTGCTACTCATGGCCACGGGAGCAACGACCATAGGAGCGTTTCTTCGGATCGCGCGAACTCCACTCGGCTTCAATCCAGTCCATGTTTTGAATGTCGGCGTCATGACGCATTGGAGAGATCCAATCGAGTGGAAGAGTGTTCAATCCCGCGTCTCCCGGGCAGAATACTTTGAACGGATTCGGCGGAGAATGGCTGCTGTGCCCGGGGTGATTTCGGTTGCCATCAGTACAGACGATCATCCGCCCTTTGGCGGAAGACAGATGAAGGTGGAACTGCTTGGCCGCGGCTCTGAAGAAGAACAACGGGCAAGGATCCAGACCGTAGGTCCTGACTTCTTCTCGACCCTCCGCATTCCGTTACTTAGGGGACAGATCTGGGATCAGAGTGAAAATCTTCGCGGCGATGGAGTCGCTATCATCAACCAGGCTTTCGCTCGCCGCTACGCTGCGGGCGCCAACCTAGTTGGACTGCGTATCCGTATTCCAAACTTAGCTTTCTCCGGTCCGCTTGTGGGAACTTCGCCGTCCAGCACCGGCTGGCGAACCGTCATTGGTGTTGTGGGTGATATTCCGAATGATGGGCTGGGACAAGCTGTCTTGCCGTCAGTCTATGTACCGTACACCACTTTTCTTCCGCCCTATGCACAATTCGATATTCGTACGCAGGGCGACCCACTTTCATACATGCATGCGCTTCGAGCCGCGGTGGCATCAGTGGCTTCTAACCAACAACTTTCACCGGGCGCGAGCACCCTGGAAACTGCTTTGAAGCAAGATCCCGAGTGGAGCCGGCAACGCCTCTTCTCGATCCTTTTCGGAGTCTTTGCAGGAATGGCGCTACTGCTCGCTCTCGTTGGACTCTTCAGTGTCGTGTCTTACGGCGTCGCGCAAAGGACAACGGAGTTCGGGGTTCGCATGGCGTTGGGCGCCTCTAAGGCCCACATCCTGTGGGTGGCTGCGCGTTCTGCTGTTCTGAGTGCAGGCTGCGGCATGGTTTGCGGTTTTGTTCTTGATCTGTTGTTGCGTAAGGCTCTCAGTCAGTGGATGGGCAGCGGGCATGGAAGCACTACGGTCGTGTTCGCAGTAATGTTTCTGCTTGCAGTCTGCACGACGGCCGCGTGTTTAATCTCTGCCCGGAGGGCAACATCCATTCATCCGGTGGAAGCATTGCGCTGCGAATAA
- a CDS encoding MbcA/ParS/Xre antitoxin family protein: MVSSTVQQVPGYPMETLPNLSDPSERARLSRSAIDGFFSIVQLWGLPVEIAAQLLGGVPRSTLYRLKSSAGTRTIDQLTRISYIIGIYKALHILLPKPLADTWMTRPNDHSLFGGRTPLEYVLQHGMPGLHQVRSLLDSSIV, from the coding sequence ATGGTTAGCTCCACAGTCCAGCAGGTTCCCGGTTACCCGATGGAGACGCTTCCCAACCTCAGCGATCCCAGTGAGCGCGCACGCCTGAGCCGGTCTGCAATCGACGGCTTCTTTAGCATCGTCCAGCTATGGGGCTTGCCCGTCGAAATAGCAGCGCAATTGCTGGGCGGAGTTCCACGCTCGACTCTGTACCGGCTCAAGTCCTCCGCCGGCACACGGACCATCGATCAACTCACCCGCATCTCCTACATCATCGGCATCTATAAGGCTCTGCATATCCTTCTGCCGAAGCCTTTGGCGGACACATGGATGACCCGCCCCAACGATCACTCCCTCTTCGGCGGACGCACTCCACTCGAATACGTCCTCCAGCATGGCATGCCCGGGCTGCACCAGGTGAGAAGCCTGCTGGATTCCTCAATCGTATAG
- a CDS encoding ABC transporter permease, whose product MLNRIRRTLRPKEFQRDLDDEFRFHMDMREQKNREEGMSGREARRSARLQFGNPTAWSERTSEVDRLLLPLSVLEDLRYGVRQLWRSPAFTITAVLTLALGIGANTTIFSVADAVLLRPLPYPDASRMVVIHERMPKGGTLNDSWSDFQDWKAQNHAFDRMAVIQNAPLALDVAGAQHSLPGAFVSNSFFGMFGINPVVGRAFTRAEANPNSAPAAVVSYSFWQRYLSADNKAFGKPIRLDGQAVTVVGVLPRSFWVPWGEYQVYLPIGQKADTAQFRNRADHPGLQVIATLRRGVTIQAARSEMGGIMRRLGRAYPQSNRGEMAVLKPLLEQFVGQAREILMLLLGATGLILLLACVNIANMVLARSATRQREFAVRVALGAGRARLFRQALTENLPVAVLGGAAGVGLAALAIRPLVGLYPHQLFRLQSAHISSAALGFTVCICIASWLLFGMIPAVAASRRTRTTGLLHSATPASRVSTRGRLRAVLLVAEIAIALVVTVCAGLLTRSLSAVVHVDPGFRSAHVLAIENVDARHQGMSARNLEFYRELLTRLRHLPGVKDAAAAMQLPLTGAYWTSPYSPDGHKHLVNTQEPWTEINVVLPGYFHTMGIRLLSGRLFSNVDSAGSAPVAVVNESMERSLRSSEGSDGQLYVQYAPHAAMRVVGVVADVKQFSLDRADMPEVYVPAAQAPIPAMNIVLRTDGNPGTLAHAAIAVVHDFDGNQPSLQAVRMDALLDNGLGNRRFETLLLGLFDALALVLAVVGVAGVVSYLVEQRTHEIGVRMALGASRSDVLRMIVLDHTVRLAALGIAIGIVAAFGLARLLDNQLYGVGPTDPITFISASFLLLAAVVLASLFPTRRAISIDPIVALRCE is encoded by the coding sequence TTGCTCAATCGCATTCGAAGAACTCTCCGTCCAAAGGAGTTCCAGCGCGATCTAGACGATGAGTTCAGGTTCCACATGGATATGCGAGAACAGAAGAACCGCGAGGAGGGAATGTCCGGGCGAGAGGCGCGGCGTTCGGCGCGGCTCCAATTCGGGAATCCCACGGCATGGAGCGAACGCACCAGCGAGGTTGACCGGTTGCTATTACCGTTGAGCGTTCTCGAAGATTTGCGCTATGGAGTGCGCCAACTGTGGAGGAGCCCCGCTTTCACAATAACCGCGGTGCTGACACTGGCCCTCGGCATCGGAGCCAACACGACGATCTTCAGCGTCGCGGATGCGGTCCTGTTGCGACCGCTTCCATATCCTGACGCGAGCCGCATGGTCGTAATTCACGAGCGGATGCCGAAGGGCGGGACCCTCAATGACTCCTGGTCGGATTTTCAGGACTGGAAGGCGCAGAATCACGCCTTCGATCGGATGGCAGTTATTCAGAACGCTCCGCTCGCCCTTGACGTCGCTGGAGCACAGCATTCGTTGCCGGGCGCGTTCGTGAGCAATTCCTTTTTCGGTATGTTCGGGATCAACCCAGTCGTTGGAAGAGCCTTCACGAGAGCCGAAGCCAACCCGAATTCGGCACCCGCAGCAGTCGTCAGCTATTCCTTTTGGCAGCGCTATCTGTCAGCTGACAACAAAGCTTTCGGCAAGCCGATTCGTCTTGATGGGCAGGCAGTTACCGTGGTTGGCGTGCTGCCGCGCAGCTTTTGGGTGCCGTGGGGCGAATATCAGGTTTACCTGCCAATCGGGCAGAAAGCGGACACTGCTCAGTTTAGGAATCGCGCCGATCATCCCGGCCTGCAGGTGATCGCAACGCTGCGGCGAGGCGTTACGATTCAGGCGGCTCGTTCAGAAATGGGAGGCATTATGCGGCGGCTTGGCCGCGCTTATCCTCAGTCCAATCGTGGTGAAATGGCTGTACTAAAGCCGCTGCTGGAGCAATTTGTCGGTCAGGCGCGGGAAATTCTGATGCTTCTGCTGGGAGCAACGGGACTCATCCTGCTGCTCGCCTGCGTGAATATTGCCAACATGGTTTTGGCTCGCTCAGCCACGCGACAGCGGGAGTTCGCTGTACGTGTCGCCTTGGGTGCGGGGCGGGCACGTCTTTTTCGGCAGGCGCTCACGGAAAACCTGCCGGTCGCCGTATTAGGTGGGGCCGCGGGAGTAGGATTGGCGGCGCTGGCAATTCGGCCGCTCGTGGGTCTCTATCCTCACCAGCTGTTCCGGTTACAGTCAGCTCATATTAGCAGTGCAGCGCTTGGGTTCACGGTCTGCATCTGCATCGCCTCATGGTTGCTCTTCGGCATGATTCCGGCAGTGGCGGCCAGTCGGCGCACCAGAACCACCGGCCTGCTGCACTCGGCCACGCCAGCTAGCCGCGTATCAACTCGCGGGCGGCTGCGTGCAGTTCTGCTGGTGGCGGAGATCGCAATTGCGCTGGTGGTCACAGTTTGCGCAGGTCTGTTGACCCGAAGTTTATCCGCAGTCGTACATGTGGATCCCGGTTTTCGCTCGGCACACGTTCTGGCTATCGAAAATGTCGACGCCCGGCATCAGGGGATGTCGGCACGAAACCTGGAGTTCTATCGCGAACTCCTTACGCGCCTTCGGCATTTGCCAGGCGTCAAGGACGCGGCTGCTGCAATGCAGCTTCCGCTGACCGGCGCTTACTGGACATCCCCATATAGTCCGGATGGTCACAAACATCTGGTCAATACCCAGGAACCGTGGACGGAGATCAATGTAGTCCTGCCCGGATATTTCCACACAATGGGTATTCGCTTATTGAGTGGTCGACTTTTCAGCAATGTCGATAGCGCCGGATCGGCACCAGTGGCGGTGGTCAACGAGTCTATGGAGCGTTCGCTCCGGAGTTCAGAAGGCTCGGACGGGCAACTTTATGTGCAGTACGCGCCACATGCGGCGATGCGAGTGGTCGGGGTAGTTGCGGATGTGAAGCAGTTCAGTCTCGATCGCGCGGACATGCCCGAGGTGTATGTGCCCGCCGCACAGGCACCGATACCGGCAATGAACATCGTCCTGAGGACAGATGGAAACCCAGGTACCCTGGCCCATGCTGCCATCGCTGTCGTCCATGACTTTGACGGGAACCAGCCGTCATTGCAAGCCGTGAGGATGGACGCTTTGCTCGACAACGGACTCGGCAATCGCCGGTTTGAGACCCTCCTGCTTGGCCTCTTCGACGCGTTGGCGTTGGTGCTCGCGGTTGTCGGCGTCGCTGGTGTCGTGTCCTATCTGGTCGAGCAACGGACGCACGAAATCGGCGTCCGCATGGCGCTTGGAGCAAGCAGGTCGGACGTGCTGCGCATGATAGTGT
- a CDS encoding PadR family transcriptional regulator: protein MVKPVNLPQGALEMLILKAVSLGPLHGYGVLLRIQQISGQRLEILQGSFYTAIYRLERRGWIEGKWGESENNRRAKYYRLTAAGKRQLKAETEKWADMASVVASILLAKPGEI from the coding sequence ATGGTGAAGCCGGTTAATCTGCCGCAGGGCGCCCTCGAGATGCTCATCCTGAAAGCTGTTTCGTTGGGCCCGCTGCATGGATACGGGGTCCTCTTGCGCATTCAACAGATATCTGGTCAACGTCTGGAGATCCTGCAGGGTTCCTTCTATACGGCCATTTATCGCCTGGAGCGGCGGGGCTGGATTGAGGGGAAATGGGGCGAGTCGGAGAATAATCGCAGAGCAAAATATTATCGGCTTACCGCTGCGGGAAAGCGCCAGTTAAAGGCGGAAACGGAAAAGTGGGCCGACATGGCCAGCGTGGTCGCCAGCATTCTGCTGGCTAAGCCGGGGGAAATATGA